From one Lycium barbarum isolate Lr01 chromosome 6, ASM1917538v2, whole genome shotgun sequence genomic stretch:
- the LOC132598407 gene encoding exonuclease DPD1, chloroplastic/mitochondrial, protein MRRAAMCFSLSQFPRCRVHTLTNSWWQSFHHISRIGRGSISSKVLASGKHGLEGKYNSTENKRTLTTKSEGKDKATFSRKTTIRHEILDETTKSKVDIYSSEITEIGSTQYVDIRQSIAENKDLAKLMTFIIFDIETTGFSREHERIIEIALRDLHGGENSTFQTLVNPGRSVPNAHIHKITTGMVNRPDVPRMGDLIPILLRYVGSRQKPGGYVVLVAHNARGFDVPFLIKEFSRCSFDIPSNWLFVDTLPLAREVMKSTGSKVPPKVSLQALGQHYGIPLVGSAHRAMADVHMLSAVFQRLTFDLKLTIPSLLEGHSFWPSEVGSSKKKKNPG, encoded by the exons ATGAGAAGAGCTGCAATGTGCTTCTCGCTGTCACAGTTTCCTCGATGTAGAGTTCATACATTGACTAATTCATGGTGGCAAAGTTTCCACCACATAAGTAGGATTGGTAGGGGAAGCATTAGCTCCAAAGTTCTTGCCTCTGGAAAACATGGGCTGGAAGGTAAATATAATAGTACTGAGAATAAACGGACACTAACTACAAAATCTGAAGGGAAAGACAAGGCTACTTTTAGCAGAAAAACAACTATCAGACACGAAATATTAGATGAAACTACAAAATCTAAAGTAGACATATATAGTTCAGAAATAACTGAAATAGGAAGTACACAATATGTTGATATTCGACAATCAATTGCTGAAAACAAAGATTTGGCCAAACTCATGACTTTTATCATTTTTGATATTGAGACCACTGGGTTTAGCAGAGAACATGAAAGAATTATCGAGATTGCTTTGCGAGATCTTCATGGGGGTGAAAACAGCACATTCCAGACATTAGTCAATCCTGGACGTAGTGTTCCCAATGCACATATCCACAAAATTACTACTGGTATGGTCAATAGACCTGATGTCCCCAG GATGGGGGACCTCATTCCGATCTTGTTGAGGTATGTAGGAAGCCGCCAGAAacctggtggatatgtggtgttgGTTGCGCATAATGCTCGCGGTTTTGATGTTCCTTTTCTAATTAAGGAATTCAGTAGATGCTCTTTCGATATTCCCTCAAATTGGTTATTCGTTGATACTCTTCCTCTGGCACGTGAAGTCATGAAGTCAACAG GCTCAAAGGTTCCTCCAAAAGTCTCATTGCAAGCCCTTGGTCAACACTATGGCATCCCATTAGTTGGTTCTGCTCATAGAGCAATGGCGGATGTGCACATGTTATCAGCAGTTTTTCAACGGCTGACTTTCGACCTGAAGTTGACAATTCCTTCTCTTCTTGAAGGTCATTCCTTTTGGCCATCAGAAGTAGGCAgctcaaagaagaagaagaatcctGGCTGA